A region of Desulfolithobacter dissulfuricans DNA encodes the following proteins:
- the selA gene encoding L-seryl-tRNA(Sec) selenium transferase — protein MAPEHTTPAGGKACHQLLRRIPKVDECLLRLAGEPSLPADAPMTLVTKVVRQVLDTLRQAILAGEVVTPDDLEFPSVLARILKEVQRQNRSRFRRVINATGVIIHTNLGRSLLPRAAMEQIQQAGCRYSNLEFDLDTGRRGSRYALVEELLCDLTGAEAALVVNNNAAAVLIVLETLARGKEVIVSRGQLVEIGGSFRIPDVMARSGALLKEVGATNRTHLRDYENALTEETGLLLKVHCSNYRIIGFTSQVSNEDLVALGRRHGLPVMEDLGSGCFVDLSRFGLMKEPTVQEVVASGIDVVTFSGDKLLGGPQAGIILGRRQMIDRIKKNPLNRAMRIDKFTLAGLESILRLYLDEQKALSTIPTLAMISAPVEQVDRRAKRLARRLRKELADRCRITVEETMSRVGGGAMPEQNLVSRAVVLAPDISVSRLEQLLRQQDLPVIGRIEDDRFIFDMRTVADDEVVDLASVIISVLVGN, from the coding sequence ATGGCCCCGGAACATACGACACCTGCAGGCGGCAAGGCCTGCCATCAGCTCCTTCGCAGGATTCCCAAGGTGGATGAATGTCTCCTCCGCCTCGCCGGGGAACCCTCTTTGCCCGCGGATGCGCCCATGACCCTGGTGACCAAGGTGGTTCGTCAGGTACTCGATACCTTGCGCCAGGCCATTCTCGCAGGAGAGGTGGTTACACCAGACGACCTTGAATTTCCGTCGGTCCTTGCCCGTATCCTCAAGGAGGTCCAGCGGCAGAACCGTTCCCGTTTCCGGCGGGTGATCAATGCAACCGGGGTTATTATCCATACCAATCTTGGCCGCTCGCTGCTCCCCCGGGCTGCCATGGAACAAATACAGCAGGCTGGCTGTCGCTATTCCAATCTCGAGTTTGATCTGGATACCGGCAGACGGGGCAGCCGCTACGCACTGGTAGAAGAGCTGCTCTGTGATCTGACCGGAGCCGAGGCCGCCCTGGTCGTCAACAACAACGCTGCCGCAGTCCTCATTGTGCTTGAAACCCTGGCCCGGGGAAAGGAGGTTATTGTTTCCCGCGGCCAATTGGTCGAAATCGGTGGCTCGTTTCGCATTCCCGATGTTATGGCCCGCAGTGGAGCGCTGTTGAAAGAAGTCGGAGCCACCAACCGGACCCATCTCCGGGATTACGAAAACGCCCTGACCGAGGAAACCGGACTCCTGCTCAAGGTCCACTGCTCCAATTACCGGATCATCGGTTTTACCAGCCAGGTGAGCAACGAGGACCTGGTGGCCCTGGGCCGACGTCATGGGCTGCCTGTGATGGAGGACCTGGGGTCTGGCTGTTTTGTTGATCTTTCTCGCTTCGGGTTGATGAAGGAGCCCACGGTGCAGGAGGTGGTGGCTTCCGGAATCGACGTGGTGACCTTCTCCGGTGACAAGCTCCTGGGAGGACCCCAGGCCGGCATCATTCTCGGACGGCGCCAGATGATCGACCGGATCAAGAAAAATCCCCTGAACCGGGCCATGCGGATAGACAAGTTCACTCTGGCCGGTCTGGAGTCCATCCTCCGCCTCTACCTGGATGAACAAAAGGCCTTGAGCACCATACCCACCCTGGCGATGATTTCAGCTCCTGTGGAACAGGTGGACCGGCGGGCAAAACGGTTGGCAAGAAGGCTGCGCAAGGAGCTGGCGGACCGTTGCCGGATTACGGTGGAAGAGACCATGTCCCGGGTCGGCGGCGGGGCCATGCCGGAGCAGAACCTGGTCAGCCGGGCCGTGGTTCTGGCGCCCGACATTTCGGTCAGTCGCCTGGAGCAGCTGCTCCGGCAGCAGGATCTGCCCGTCATCGGCCGGATAGAAGATGACCGGTTTATTTTCGACATGCGCACCGTTGCCGATGACGAGGTGGTGGACTTGGCCTCTGTGATCATCTCTGTTCTGGTCGGGAACTGA